The sequence below is a genomic window from Paenibacillus sp. DCT19.
CGAAGAGGTGTCATTGTCCTGACCGATCCAGATCATGCTGGCGAGCGGATACGGAAAATTATTGCCAATAAGGTACCAGGTTGTAAGCACGCCTTCATTCCTGAGGCTGACGCAACGCGCAAAGGAGATATCGGGGTCGAGAACGCTTCGCCAGAAGCTATTCGCCATGCCTTAGCACGTGTGCATACGTCCTATGAAGGAGCACCGAGTCTGATTGATTGGGAGGATCTGATCGCTGCTGGGCTCATTGTGCATCCCCAGGCTGCCGCACGTCGCATGGAGATGGGGAATATACTCGGCATCGGATATTGTAACGGGAAGCAGTTTCACAAGCGGCTAAGTGTGTTTCAGATCACCCGAGAAGAATTCTCTGCCGCATTATCGCAAATCGAATGTGAAGGATTGTGAAGTAAATGAAGGGTATGGAAGAGACGTTGGAGATTGCAACACCCAAGCGAACCAAAGAAATTATTCAGAAGCATGGATTTTCATTTAAGAAGAGCCTAGGAC
It includes:
- the rnmV gene encoding ribonuclease M5, giving the protein MIKEVIVVEGRDDTVAIRRAVQADTIETGGSAINQRILKRIALAQERRGVIVLTDPDHAGERIRKIIANKVPGCKHAFIPEADATRKGDIGVENASPEAIRHALARVHTSYEGAPSLIDWEDLIAAGLIVHPQAAARRMEMGNILGIGYCNGKQFHKRLSVFQITREEFSAALSQIECEGL